Genomic DNA from Nonomuraea rubra:
GGCCGCGCTGGCCGAGACGCTGGCATCGGGCGGCGAGCCCCTGACGGCGGGCGGCGAGCCGCTGGGGCCGGGCGGCGCGCCGGCGCCGGCGCTGCGACAGGCGGGGCAGCGGGCTCTCGACGCCGTCACCGCGGACGACCTCCCGGCCTGACGCCCGGCCGGCAGGCGACGACCTCCCGGCCGATCTCCCGGCCGATCTCCCGGCCGACCTCCCGGCCGGACGCCCGGCCTCGGCCCCCGCTGCTCCTCACTCAGCTGATCGCGCAGGCTTCGCCCGATGCTCACCCCGCGTACGCCCGCCCGTCCCCGGCATGCCCGATCTTGTCGCGAGACCCAGCACCTCTACGGGGACGGAAACGAAAGACATGAAGAGATGGCACGCGCTCGCGGCGTCGGCGGCCCTGGCGCTCGCGGCCCTGCCCGGGACGGCCGCCGCCGACGCCTGGCGGCACCGGGACTTCGACCTGCAAGCACACCGTGGCGGCCTCGGGCTCGTGGTGGAGAGCTCGCTGCCCGCGTTCGCGAACGCGCTGGAGCTCGGCGTGAGCACGCTGGAGCTGGACGTGCAGATCACCGAGGACGGCCAGGCCGTCGTGACGCACGACCGCAGGATCAGCGACAGGAAGTGCCGCGACACCGCACCGGCCGTCGCGGGCGACCCCGAGTTCCCCTACGTCGGCAAGTACCTCAACACGCTGACCCTCCAGCAGGTCAGGACCATGGACTGCGGGACGCTGACGCTCGCGGAGTTCCCCGGGCAGCGGGCCGTGCCGGGCGCGCCGATGGCCACGCTGAGGGAGGTGTTCGACCTGGTGCATCGCTACCGGGCACGCGGCGTGCAGCTGAACATCGAGACCAAGGTGGAGGCCGGCGCGCCCAGCGAGACGGCGCCCAGGGAACAGTTCGTGCAGGTGACGCTGGGCGAGATCCGCCGGGCCGGGCTGCTGCGGCAGGTGACCATCCAGAGCTTCGACTGGGGCGCGCTCATGCGGATGCGCGAGCTGGAGCCGCGCCTGCCGCTCGTCGCCCTCACCAACCGCGACTTCCTGCAGGCGGGGCAGCCCGGCGCGTCGCCCTGGCTGGGCGGCCTGGACATCGACGACTTCGGCGGTGACCCGCTCAAGGCGGTGAAG
This window encodes:
- a CDS encoding glycerophosphodiester phosphodiesterase family protein codes for the protein MKRWHALAASAALALAALPGTAAADAWRHRDFDLQAHRGGLGLVVESSLPAFANALELGVSTLELDVQITEDGQAVVTHDRRISDRKCRDTAPAVAGDPEFPYVGKYLNTLTLQQVRTMDCGTLTLAEFPGQRAVPGAPMATLREVFDLVHRYRARGVQLNIETKVEAGAPSETAPREQFVQVTLGEIRRAGLLRQVTIQSFDWGALMRMRELEPRLPLVALTNRDFLQAGQPGASPWLGGLDIDDFGGDPLKAVKSFGAQAFSPVHGFPQNGRITDPGYQPYVTKDMVDRAHALGIKVIPWTVDDEATMNKLIDDGIDGLITDYPDRLRQVMDARGLKLPKRYHPRGGR